A stretch of the Halomonas sp. CH40 genome encodes the following:
- the sulP gene encoding sulfate permease, with protein MIKRYFPILSWLPHYHRRLLGADVLAGLIVTMMVIPQSLAYALLAGLPAVVGLYASILPQLVYTLFGTSRTLAIGPVAIIALMTAAALSGVATPGSAAYLEAALVLAVLSGAILVAMGLLKMGFFSNFLSHPVISGFLTASGILIAASQFSALLGVESQGFTLVERLVSVIPELPKVHIPTLIIGAGTLVFLIAMRRYAKALLQQWGLSAMLADLIAKAGPVFAVLTTTWVTWFWQLDEAGVAVVGSIPMGLPPLGIPMPEAALWQALLMPALLISLVGFVESVSMGQMLAAKRRQRISPNQELIGLGAANLAGGVSGAMPVAGGLSRTVINFDAGAQTPAAGAFAALGIALVTFTFTGWLHYLPIATLAATITVSILTLVDVATLRQTWRYSRSDFSAMAMTIALTLIEGVEAGILTGVVLSIGLFLYRTSRPNSALLGRVADSEQFRSIARHDVETHSHVAFLRIDESLYFANARYLEDTLYNLVATRPELEHVVIVCSAVNLIDASALESLEAINARLKDANVKLHLAEVKGPVMDKLKRSDLPEQLTGRIFLSTYAAWRELDND; from the coding sequence GGGGCTTCCTGCTGTGGTAGGGCTTTATGCCAGCATTCTTCCTCAGCTTGTGTATACCCTGTTTGGCACCAGCCGAACGCTGGCGATTGGCCCGGTGGCGATTATTGCCCTGATGACGGCGGCCGCGCTTTCGGGGGTGGCCACCCCGGGTTCTGCCGCCTATCTCGAAGCGGCCCTGGTGCTGGCGGTATTGTCCGGTGCCATACTGGTTGCCATGGGCCTGTTGAAAATGGGCTTTTTTAGCAATTTTCTCAGCCACCCGGTGATTTCCGGCTTTCTGACCGCGTCCGGCATCCTGATTGCCGCCAGCCAGTTCAGCGCCCTTCTTGGCGTTGAAAGTCAGGGGTTTACCCTGGTGGAACGGCTAGTGTCTGTCATCCCCGAACTCCCCAAGGTGCATATCCCCACCTTGATCATCGGCGCTGGCACCCTGGTATTTCTGATTGCCATGCGCCGCTATGCCAAGGCACTGCTGCAGCAATGGGGGCTGAGCGCCATGCTGGCCGACCTGATTGCCAAGGCGGGGCCGGTGTTTGCCGTGCTGACAACCACCTGGGTCACCTGGTTCTGGCAGCTGGATGAGGCAGGCGTGGCGGTTGTCGGCAGCATCCCCATGGGTTTGCCTCCCCTGGGCATTCCCATGCCTGAGGCAGCGCTATGGCAAGCCCTGCTGATGCCTGCGCTGCTGATCAGCCTGGTGGGCTTTGTGGAATCGGTCTCCATGGGCCAGATGCTGGCCGCCAAGCGGCGCCAGCGTATCTCACCGAATCAGGAACTGATCGGCCTGGGAGCGGCCAATCTGGCCGGCGGTGTTTCAGGCGCCATGCCGGTTGCCGGCGGGCTTTCCCGCACCGTGATCAATTTCGATGCTGGCGCCCAGACTCCAGCGGCTGGCGCCTTTGCTGCTCTGGGAATCGCACTGGTCACCTTCACCTTTACCGGCTGGCTGCACTATTTACCGATTGCCACCCTGGCCGCCACCATCACCGTCTCGATTCTCACCCTGGTGGATGTCGCCACCCTGCGCCAGACTTGGCGCTATTCGCGCAGCGATTTCAGCGCCATGGCCATGACCATAGCGCTGACCCTGATCGAAGGAGTCGAGGCCGGCATACTGACCGGCGTAGTGCTTTCAATTGGCCTTTTTCTGTATCGTACCAGCCGCCCCAACAGCGCACTGCTCGGGCGAGTCGCTGATAGCGAACAGTTTCGTAGCATCGCCCGGCATGACGTAGAGACCCACTCCCACGTTGCCTTCCTGCGCATTGACGAAAGCCTCTATTTTGCCAATGCCCGCTATCTCGAGGATACCCTGTATAATCTGGTCGCTACCCGCCCGGAGCTTGAGCATGTGGTCATCGTCTGCTCTGCCGTCAACCTGATTGACGCCTCGGCGCTGGAAAGCCTGGAAGCGATCAACGCCAGGCTCAAGGATGCCAACGTCAAGCTGCATCTGGCGGAAGTCAAAGGCCCGGTGATGGACAAACTCAAGCGCAGCGACTTGCCCGAACAGCTCACCGGGCGCATTTTCCTCAGCACCTATGCTGCCTGGCGTGAGCTGGATAATGATTGA